The genomic interval ATATGAACAATGGACTTTCAAAAGAACTCACTTTTTATATAGACCTCTTCAGGACATGGAGCATATGGCCTGATGAATTCGTTACTGGCAAAAAATTGATAAAAATATTGAAAAGTAATCCTATAAAGAGAGAGTATGTTGCAATAAATATAGATGGTAATATGCACATCGAAAAGAGATTCAAAAATTTAGAATCTATGCTTGAATGGATAATGAATATAACAGACATAAAAATAACAAATATCAAGGAATTAGAACCAGGAGATTATTTTGTCAGGGTTACTGTTGATTCTCGCATAAGAAAATTGCCTCCTGTCATAGGATATTTCTTGTTTTTTGTGCCTGAAAAAGAATTCAGCGTATCAAAAGATTCTCAAAAATTCGAGATAAATAAGAGATGAAGGTAATAAAGCCGTTAATCATAATATTCTGCCTGTTATTTGCAGTTATAATTTTAACAATAGTAGAGTTTTACTTTATAAAACTGCCGTCTGTAGATATAACAACTCGACTTCTGCTTACAGGCATTCTTACTTTCAATACCCTTGCTCTGCTCACCCTCATGTTCTTTGTAGGGAAAAATCTCTTTAGACTTTGCTCTGAAAGACAACACAGGATATTAGGCTACAAATTCAGGACAAAACTCATGGCTATATTTGTCATTCTCACTTTAATACCATCAGCATTTCTATTTATTGCTGCCAGCGGTCTTGCAACTAATTATATCAATCGCATATTTTCTCCACAGATAAAAGAACCATTTAAAAAATCTGTTGAGCTCGCAAGGGCATTCTATGATGTCGAGAGAGAAAGGGTTTTAAAAATAGCAAAATTAGAGGCACAAAAAACAGCAAGCTACCGCGAGTTAAAACAGATCTACGGCAACTCTTTACTTGTCACGCATTACTCTTCATTGCCTACAAATGCAACCGACACAATCAAAGACGCATTCAATGGGAAAGAAGGCACAGAGATTATCTCAAAAGAAAATGAAGATGTTATAAGGGCTGCAGTTCCCAACCACTTAAAAGGTGGAGTAGTTGTAGTAGAATTCTTACTTCCTCGGACTTTTTCTGAAAAAACAGAGAAAATCCAGACCCTTTATGAGGACTACTTAAAGCTCGAATCCTTCAAAGAACCACTGAGGCTTAATTATACACTGATACTCGGCTTTTTAACTCTCTTAATAGTTTTCACAGGACTATGGGTCTCGTTAAAGATATCTCAGGGCATTACAATCCCGATACAGAGCCTTGCAATGGCAACAGAAAAGGTAGCATCAGGAGACCTGAATGTTCAGGTTAATGTAAAAAGCGAGGATGAGGTCGGTCTTCTGATAAATTCTTTCAACCAGATGGTAAATCAGTTAAAGGAGAGCAAAAATTCACTTGAGCATGCATATATGGAATCTTACAGGAGAAGGCTCTACCTTGAAAATATCCTCGAAAACATCAATTCAGGTGTTATATTTCTTGACAATACAGGCAGTATCCTTACCATCAACAGGTCAGCGTGTTCCATTCTCAATATAAGCCAGGAAGAAGTTATTGGAAGAAACTATAAGGAGTTTATATCGAGTCTTCATTCAGAAGATCTATCCTCAATGGTAAAAGATATAGAAGGTAGAGA from Dissulfurispira thermophila carries:
- a CDS encoding sensor histidine kinase, which translates into the protein MKVIKPLIIIFCLLFAVIILTIVEFYFIKLPSVDITTRLLLTGILTFNTLALLTLMFFVGKNLFRLCSERQHRILGYKFRTKLMAIFVILTLIPSAFLFIAASGLATNYINRIFSPQIKEPFKKSVELARAFYDVERERVLKIAKLEAQKTASYRELKQIYGNSLLVTHYSSLPTNATDTIKDAFNGKEGTEIISKENEDVIRAAVPNHLKGGVVVVEFLLPRTFSEKTEKIQTLYEDYLKLESFKEPLRLNYTLILGFLTLLIVFTGLWVSLKISQGITIPIQSLAMATEKVASGDLNVQVNVKSEDEVGLLINSFNQMVNQLKESKNSLEHAYMESYRRRLYLENILENINSGVIFLDNTGSILTINRSACSILNISQEEVIGRNYKEFISSLHSEDLSSMVKDIEGREIHGIKREVKININGKMLTLIVYISGIRESFTSRSLGMLVVFDDITDIIQAQKVITWQEIARRLAHEIKNPLTPIKLSTERLIKKWQQKDHDFDDVFKKSTNTIIREVESLKRLVDVFSRYGRMPELTKAPTNLTELIDDAASLYKGFKDLRINVVIQDKIPIVNIDPEQIKRVLINIIDNAIKAMDNTGAIDIYVRIDENRIIIDIADTGPGISNEEKEKLFIPYFSKRKDGTGLGLAIAHKIISDHGGKILVRDNNPKGSIFTVEIPIA
- a CDS encoding DUF4390 domain-containing protein, giving the protein MKRLTGHCSTGALGKALLLFICLLLFTIDGFATEIPIVDVKINNNDIHVRTSVKPDAKFIEDMNNGLSKELTFYIDLFRTWSIWPDEFVTGKKLIKILKSNPIKREYVAINIDGNMHIEKRFKNLESMLEWIMNITDIKITNIKELEPGDYFVRVTVDSRIRKLPPVIGYFLFFVPEKEFSVSKDSQKFEINKR